Proteins co-encoded in one Gossypium arboreum isolate Shixiya-1 chromosome 11, ASM2569848v2, whole genome shotgun sequence genomic window:
- the LOC108473255 gene encoding cytosolic sulfotransferase 15-like, with protein sequence MNTAEMFSLTQKMEKSWENEFQELVKTLPKEDGWIGSHLYFYKGFWCPSLVLKSFISFQKNFQAFASDVILATFPKCGTTWLKALAYITLYRSQFARDENPLLSSSPHQLVRFLESDLYLNNPFPDLQNACAYEPRLFATHVPSASLPTSITDSNSKIVYICRNPLDMFISLWLFSTKLRDNNLRPLSPDEAFDKFYHGIYGFGPFFEHVLGYWKASRENPNKILFLKYEDLMEDTNSHLKSLAMFLGVPFTEDEEKQGVVPEIVKMCSFENLKELEVNKKGLHASGIPNTDFFRKGEVGDWSNHLTTSMVERLEKLIQEKLNNSGLTFKLSSKTSRILHPSE encoded by the coding sequence ATGAATACAGCAGAAATGTTTTCGCTAACCCAAAAAATGGAGAAGTCATGGGAAAATGAATTCCAAGAACTGGTGAAAACCCTCCCTAAAGAAGATGGTTGGATTGGATCCCATCTTTATTTCTATAAAGGTTTTTGGTGCCCATCTCTTGTTTTAAAGTCTTTCATTTCTTTCCAAAAAAATTTCCAAGCATTTGCTTCTGATGTTATCCTTGCCACTTTCCCCAAATGTGGCACTACTTGGCTTAAGGCCTTGGCTTACATCACTTTATACCGCTCTCAATTTGCAAGGGATGAGAACCCCTTGCTTTCCTCTAGTCCTCACCAACTGGTTCGTTTCTTAGAGTCTGATCTTTACTTGAACAACCCTTTTCCTGATCTCCAAAACGCTTGTGCTTATGAGCCTAGGCTTTTTGCCACCCACGTTCCTTCTGCTTCTTTGCCTACTTCCATTACAGATTCCAACTCTAAGATTGTTTACATATGTAGGAACCCCTTGGATATGTTCATTTCGCTTTGGCTTTTCAGTACCAAGCTTCGAGACAACAACCTAAGGCCACTATCACCAGATGAAGCTTTTGACAAGTTCTACCATGGAATTTATGGATTTGGACCCTTTTTTGAGCATGTATTGGGATATTGGAAGGCAAGCCGAGAAAATCCCAACaaaatattgtttttaaaatatgaaGATCTTATGGAAGATACCAATTCTCATCTAAAAAGTTTAGCTATGTTTTTAGGAGTTCCTTTCACAGAGGATGAAGAGAAACAAGGAGTTGTTCCAGAAATAGTGAAAATGTGTAGCTTTGAGAACTTAAAAGAATTGGAAGTGAACAAGAAGGGCTTACACGCTTCTGGAATTCCAAACACAGATTTTTTTAGAAAAGGAGAAGTGGGAGATTGGAGCAATCATCTCACAACTTCCATGGTTGAACGTTTGGAAAAACTTATTCAAGAGAAATTGAATAACTCAGGTTTAACATTTAAACTCTCCAGCAAAACTTCAAGGATATTGCACCCGTCAGAATAA